The genomic window CATTGCCGTTGTGCTACTTTTTATCGACCCGTCCAACATGGTTCTCGCTTGTGTTCACCCTCGCTTTCATCGGCGCGGCCATCCCCCTGGCCCACGCCGGCGAAAAGTGGATGGGGCGCAAAGACCCGGGCTGCATTGTCGTCGATGAGATGGCCGGTATGCTGGTTACCCTGGCCGGCCTGCCGTTCAACCTCTATACCGCGGCAGCCGGGTTCGCCGTTTTCAGGGTGCTGGACATTGCAAAGCCGTTTCCCGTCCGCTATTTCGATCGCAATTTGTCGGGCGGGACGGGCATCGTCCTCGATGACGTCGTAGCCGGAATAATTGGAAACATTACTTTAAAAATAGCTATGTATCTCATTGGAATGATGGGATAAGACATTAACTATACGGTATAGGGTGTACGGTGTGAGGCGTGAAATGTGAAATATATAATCGTTAAACGTGAAAGGTGAAACGTAAAACGTTAAACGGGTGGCCACGTTTCACGTCTAACGTCTAACGTCTCACGAGTTTCACGTTTCACGTCTAACCTCTTACATCTCACGATTTTCGTAAACCGTAAACCGGGTACCGTATACCAAACCTCTAAAGGTGCCACGTGACAAAAAAACAATCCAAAGACAAATCGATCGAGCCGAAGGGAAAGCGCAAGGACAAAAAGAAAAGCGGTCTGCGGGAAAACGTCGAGGCCATCGTCATTGCGGTCCTTCTGGCGCTTTTCATACGTACGTTCGTGGTCCAGGCCTTTAAAATACCCTCGGGTTCCATGAAGGAGACCCTGCTGATAGGGGATCACATTCTGGTCAACAAATTCATATACGGTGTCAAATTGCCCTTTGTGGGCACCACGCTCATCCCCATTAAAAATCCACAACGGGAAGACATCATCGTGTTCAAATACCCCGAAAACCCCAAATTGGATTTCATCAAAAGGGTTATCGGCGTGGAGGGCGATGTCATCGAAATGCGGGACAAGCATCTCTATGTAAACCACAAACCCTACGAACGCAGCTATGCGATTCACAAAGATTCCTACATAATTCCGGGCGGATTCAACCGGCGCGACAATTTCGGGCCCATCACGGTGGCCAAAGATTCCCTGTTCGTAATGGGAGACAACCGGGACAACAGCAAGGACAGCCGTTTCTGGGGATTCGTCAAGCTCAAGGCCGTGAAAGGCAAGGCCTTCATGATTTACTGGTCCTGGAACAAGAACAACTCGGGCTCGATTCTTCACTATGTGCGTTGGGGGAGGATAGGGCATATGCTTAAATAACCCTCAAGATTGCAACGTTGAGGTTAAAACGGCTGGGAGGCTATAAGGCTGGGAAGCTCGGTGCAAGCCATCCAGCATCCAAGCATCCTGGCATCCCAGCCACCGGAAGAGGCAAAAGGTATGGATCTACTGCTCGAGGGCGGTCGTGTCATGGATCCCGACCATCTGGACGGGATCGCCGACATCCTCATAAGAGAGGGCCGCATTGCCGCCGTCCATCCGCAGGACCCCAAAACGCCTGCAGA from Deltaproteobacteria bacterium includes these protein-coding regions:
- a CDS encoding phosphatidylglycerophosphatase A, whose amino-acid sequence is MQFGKRTVLLLSSGFGTGYIPVAPGTFGTLPALPLCYFLSTRPTWFSLVFTLAFIGAAIPLAHAGEKWMGRKDPGCIVVDEMAGMLVTLAGLPFNLYTAAAGFAVFRVLDIAKPFPVRYFDRNLSGGTGIVLDDVVAGIIGNITLKIAMYLIGMMG
- the lepB gene encoding signal peptidase I is translated as MTKKQSKDKSIEPKGKRKDKKKSGLRENVEAIVIAVLLALFIRTFVVQAFKIPSGSMKETLLIGDHILVNKFIYGVKLPFVGTTLIPIKNPQREDIIVFKYPENPKLDFIKRVIGVEGDVIEMRDKHLYVNHKPYERSYAIHKDSYIIPGGFNRRDNFGPITVAKDSLFVMGDNRDNSKDSRFWGFVKLKAVKGKAFMIYWSWNKNNSGSILHYVRWGRIGHMLK